One genomic segment of Natrononativus amylolyticus includes these proteins:
- a CDS encoding cytochrome P450 — MTTEESSAADGAAVAPPGPDGLPLLGNTLQLARDPIGFFDRIATYGDVVRYEVGGLPFTMVFHPEQVERLLVTDSDLVRKFQFEAFGGNEFAPEGVLFTEGEQWSAQRTLLQNAFTLERIERYGETMVGVAAEHADRWATSDEIAVNDRLSELTVEILARTLFDLDVDGRGEAVTDVANAINERGDPRSLSKFFLPSWVPTPSQRRYDRSVTAFENLIDEVVSERRGADDLEERDDLLSLLLVADGPDGYRHSERELRDQLLTFLFAGHETTSLALTYTTLLLAQHPDVCERLRREWTDVLGGDDPTPADVPNLVYTDRVLTEAVRLYPPAFAVFRTAVEDIDLDGYLIPEGTNVTLPQFRIHRDERFYDDPTAFRPERWTDEFGEELPEYAYFPFGGGPRHCIGMRFARMELKLVLPTVLRRLEFDLLSDPEPELAPGATLQPAADVRMRARPPE; from the coding sequence ATGACTACCGAGGAGTCATCAGCGGCGGACGGGGCGGCCGTAGCGCCCCCGGGTCCGGACGGGCTGCCGCTTCTGGGCAATACGCTCCAGCTCGCTCGAGACCCCATCGGGTTTTTCGACCGCATAGCGACCTACGGCGACGTGGTCCGGTACGAGGTCGGGGGCCTCCCTTTCACGATGGTGTTCCACCCCGAGCAGGTCGAGCGATTGCTGGTTACCGACTCTGATCTGGTCCGGAAGTTCCAGTTCGAGGCGTTCGGCGGCAACGAGTTCGCCCCGGAGGGGGTGCTGTTCACCGAGGGCGAGCAGTGGAGCGCCCAGCGAACCCTACTCCAGAACGCGTTCACGCTCGAGCGGATCGAGCGGTACGGGGAGACGATGGTCGGGGTAGCGGCCGAACACGCCGACCGCTGGGCGACGAGCGACGAGATCGCGGTCAACGACCGGCTCTCGGAGCTGACGGTGGAGATCCTCGCGCGAACGCTGTTCGACCTCGACGTCGACGGGCGGGGGGAGGCGGTCACGGACGTCGCGAACGCCATCAACGAGCGCGGAGATCCGCGCTCGCTGTCCAAGTTCTTTCTCCCGTCGTGGGTGCCGACCCCCAGCCAGCGTCGGTACGACCGCAGCGTGACCGCCTTCGAGAACCTGATCGACGAGGTGGTGAGCGAACGACGCGGGGCGGACGACCTCGAGGAGCGCGACGACCTCCTCTCGCTGCTGCTGGTCGCCGACGGTCCCGACGGCTACCGCCACTCAGAGCGGGAGCTACGGGACCAATTGCTCACGTTCCTCTTTGCGGGCCACGAGACGACGTCGCTCGCGCTCACGTACACCACGCTCCTGTTGGCCCAACATCCCGATGTGTGTGAGCGCCTCCGGCGGGAGTGGACGGACGTTCTCGGCGGCGACGACCCGACTCCGGCGGACGTTCCGAACCTCGTGTACACCGACCGGGTGCTGACCGAGGCCGTGCGTCTGTATCCGCCGGCGTTCGCCGTCTTCCGGACGGCCGTCGAAGACATCGATCTGGACGGCTACCTGATCCCCGAGGGAACCAACGTCACGCTGCCGCAGTTTCGGATCCACCGGGACGAGCGCTTCTACGACGATCCGACGGCGTTCCGACCGGAGCGGTGGACCGACGAGTTCGGGGAGGAACTGCCCGAGTACGCCTACTTCCCGTTCGGCGGCGGCCCGCGCCACTGCATCGGGATGCGCTTCGCGCGAATGGAGCTAAAACTGGTGCTCCCGACGGTGCTCCGGCGCCTCGAGTTCGATCTCCTGTCCGATCCGGAGCCCGAACTGGCGCCCGGCGCGACGCTCCAGCCCGCAGCCGACGTCCGAATGAGAGCGCGGCCGCCCGAGTAG
- a CDS encoding helix-turn-helix domain-containing protein: protein MKYCTLHLRQPDRLLHPMQRFIRNEDVVSYEELLAWSVRPGEPTEYELFYAEVADADRYLAAVEGVESIRWYRHSRVGDDSLYVFACQETREDDVAFRRAFGRLELIVVPPIVYDEDAAMTLTVVGQEADLGALVESLPADVEVTVEEVGTYDHPHATIVGGLTDRQLEAVEAATRLGYYDVPRTASLAAVAGALDCAESTASTLLRKAESSVMSHVVGR from the coding sequence ATGAAGTACTGTACCCTGCACCTCCGACAGCCCGACCGGCTGCTCCATCCGATGCAGCGGTTCATCCGAAACGAGGACGTCGTGTCGTACGAGGAGTTACTCGCGTGGAGCGTCCGGCCGGGTGAGCCGACCGAGTACGAGCTGTTCTACGCCGAGGTCGCCGACGCGGATCGGTACCTGGCGGCGGTCGAGGGCGTGGAGTCGATCCGATGGTACAGGCACTCTCGAGTGGGCGACGACTCGCTCTACGTCTTCGCCTGTCAGGAGACGCGAGAAGACGACGTCGCGTTTCGACGCGCGTTCGGGCGGCTGGAACTCATCGTCGTTCCGCCGATCGTCTACGACGAGGACGCGGCGATGACGCTGACGGTCGTCGGGCAGGAGGCGGACCTCGGGGCGCTCGTCGAGAGCCTTCCCGCGGACGTCGAGGTCACGGTCGAGGAGGTCGGAACGTACGACCACCCCCACGCGACGATCGTCGGCGGGCTAACCGACCGACAGCTCGAGGCGGTCGAGGCCGCCACGAGACTCGGCTACTACGACGTCCCCAGGACGGCGTCGCTCGCGGCGGTCGCAGGCGCGCTCGACTGCGCGGAGAGTACGGCCTCCACCCTGCTCAGAAAGGCGGAGTCGAGCGTCATGTCACACGTCGTGGGCCGGTAA
- a CDS encoding 6-hydroxymethylpterin diphosphokinase MptE-like protein gives MEFEEWEPVYEEILRDFGFERGADERARDVLAELTAPFDLDRLSSARGARVAVAGAGPSIDSARALERASAADVVFAASTAADVLADGGVVVDCLVTDLDKNPETAVALTEREVPVAVAAHGDNVPAVREVVPRCRDEFVLPTTQAAPAGPVRNVGGFTDGDRAAFLADHLGAAELVFVGWDFDDPAVDPIKARKLGWAERLLYWLESRRGERFEVLDGRREGIETTGLPLE, from the coding sequence ATGGAGTTCGAGGAGTGGGAACCGGTCTACGAAGAGATCCTGCGCGACTTCGGCTTCGAACGTGGCGCAGACGAGCGGGCACGGGACGTGCTGGCCGAGCTGACGGCTCCGTTCGATCTCGACCGCCTCTCGTCGGCTCGCGGCGCACGCGTCGCGGTTGCGGGCGCCGGCCCGTCGATCGACTCCGCACGAGCGCTCGAGCGCGCGAGCGCGGCGGACGTCGTGTTCGCGGCCTCGACGGCTGCGGACGTCCTCGCCGACGGCGGCGTAGTCGTCGACTGTCTGGTGACCGACCTCGACAAGAACCCCGAGACGGCCGTCGCGCTGACCGAGCGCGAAGTTCCGGTCGCCGTCGCCGCACACGGGGACAACGTGCCCGCCGTTCGGGAGGTCGTCCCGCGGTGTCGGGACGAGTTCGTCCTCCCGACGACCCAGGCCGCACCCGCGGGACCGGTCCGAAACGTCGGGGGGTTCACCGACGGCGACCGGGCGGCGTTCCTGGCGGACCACCTGGGCGCCGCCGAACTCGTCTTCGTCGGCTGGGACTTCGACGACCCCGCCGTCGACCCGATCAAGGCGCGAAAACTCGGGTGGGCCGAGCGGCTACTCTACTGGCTCGAGAGTCGTCGGGGGGAGCGCTTCGAGGTACTCGACGGACGGCGCGAGGGGATCGAGACGACGGGGCTGCCCCTCGAGTGA
- the folP gene encoding dihydropteroate synthase — protein MNSVDAGGLEIGDGHPPRIMGVLNVSEESPYNPSVFDDPADAARYVDRELIGEGADIVDIGLESANKRFDVLTAEAELERLHVALETIDRVSGEAVFSIETRYAGVADEALSSGFDVVNDICGFADPEMPTVCEDHDAAVVKMASPPDLERPGAVEETDWAARKSPEWAESAEYVDMVYEALKQNGLTEKTIVDPAFGGWSESQTLENDRDTFHRLREFRALGKPILVSINRKNFLGEIAGRETDERLPVSLAATSMAVERGAHVIRTHDVAETRDAALIGAAFTDRERYSADGVDVSRLEAGSTRELRARLADADVDPELAGDWVHQAFVVEGLSEADRTRLEAVATEHGAVCVELPTNEILLLGSDSAISIVWRRLERERGGLSTIRDALAESVR, from the coding sequence ATGAACAGCGTCGACGCGGGGGGCCTCGAGATCGGCGACGGCCACCCGCCTCGGATCATGGGCGTGTTGAACGTCAGCGAGGAGTCCCCGTACAACCCGAGCGTCTTCGACGATCCGGCGGACGCCGCCCGGTACGTGGATCGCGAACTCATCGGGGAGGGCGCCGACATCGTCGACATCGGCCTCGAGTCCGCCAACAAGCGCTTCGACGTGCTCACCGCGGAAGCGGAACTCGAGCGCCTGCACGTGGCCCTGGAAACCATCGATCGGGTGTCCGGCGAGGCGGTGTTCTCGATCGAGACCCGGTACGCCGGGGTCGCAGACGAGGCGCTCTCGAGCGGGTTCGACGTGGTCAACGACATCTGCGGCTTCGCGGACCCGGAGATGCCGACCGTCTGTGAGGACCACGACGCGGCGGTAGTCAAGATGGCGAGTCCGCCGGACCTTGAGCGGCCGGGAGCCGTCGAGGAGACCGACTGGGCCGCCCGGAAGTCCCCCGAGTGGGCCGAGTCGGCCGAGTACGTCGACATGGTGTACGAGGCGCTGAAACAGAACGGACTCACCGAGAAGACGATCGTCGACCCCGCCTTCGGCGGGTGGAGCGAGTCCCAGACGCTCGAGAACGACCGCGACACGTTTCACAGGCTGCGGGAGTTTCGCGCGCTCGGGAAACCGATCCTGGTCTCGATCAACCGGAAGAACTTCCTGGGGGAGATCGCCGGCCGCGAGACCGACGAGCGGCTACCGGTGAGCCTCGCGGCGACCTCGATGGCCGTCGAACGCGGCGCGCACGTGATCCGCACCCACGACGTCGCCGAAACCCGCGACGCGGCGCTGATCGGCGCGGCGTTCACCGACCGCGAGCGCTACAGCGCGGACGGCGTCGACGTCTCCCGACTCGAGGCGGGTTCGACCCGCGAACTCCGGGCCCGCCTCGCCGACGCCGACGTCGATCCCGAACTGGCCGGCGACTGGGTCCACCAGGCGTTCGTCGTCGAGGGGCTCTCCGAGGCCGACCGTACCCGGCTCGAGGCCGTCGCAACCGAACACGGCGCGGTGTGTGTCGAGTTACCAACTAACGAGATACTCTTGCTCGGAAGCGATTCGGCAATTTCGATCGTTTGGAGGCGTCTCGAGCGAGAACGCGGCGGCCTGTCCACGATCCGTGACGCGCTTGCAGAATCGGTACGGTAA
- a CDS encoding RNA methyltransferase, which translates to MTHGGDRGSPAAGSASRRAPPAVAVVDAQTPGNVGTIARAMKNFGFEDLLLVDPPALDPDGEAYGFAGHARDDILPNATEITFDELVSEYHTIGCTAVTNEDDRNHIRFPFSTPAELAERLPTVEAPTALVFGRERVGLTNEELERIDEICSIPANADYPVLNLGQAATITLYELRSLTLAPHETQLPDIERVRAPEPLLERCYDQWERLLVELNHPEEKREKTMRMIRRVYGRADPTEREVNTFLGLLRRATDRPERRTE; encoded by the coding sequence ATGACCCACGGTGGCGACCGCGGCTCGCCCGCGGCGGGATCGGCGTCCCGACGAGCGCCCCCCGCCGTCGCCGTCGTCGACGCGCAGACGCCGGGTAACGTCGGCACCATCGCGCGGGCAATGAAGAACTTCGGCTTCGAGGACCTGTTGCTCGTCGATCCACCGGCGCTCGATCCAGACGGCGAGGCCTACGGCTTCGCCGGCCACGCCAGAGACGATATCCTGCCGAACGCGACCGAGATCACGTTCGACGAACTCGTCTCGGAGTACCACACGATCGGCTGTACCGCGGTGACCAACGAGGACGACCGGAACCACATCCGATTTCCGTTCTCCACCCCCGCGGAGCTCGCCGAGCGGCTGCCGACCGTCGAGGCCCCGACCGCGCTCGTCTTCGGCCGCGAACGCGTCGGGCTCACGAACGAGGAACTCGAGCGGATCGACGAGATCTGTTCGATCCCCGCTAACGCCGACTACCCCGTCCTCAATCTCGGGCAGGCGGCGACGATCACCCTCTACGAACTCCGCTCGCTGACCCTCGCGCCTCACGAAACCCAGCTTCCCGATATCGAGCGGGTCCGGGCACCGGAGCCGCTGCTCGAGCGCTGTTACGATCAGTGGGAGCGGCTGCTGGTCGAACTCAACCACCCCGAAGAGAAGCGCGAGAAGACGATGCGGATGATCCGTCGGGTGTACGGCCGGGCCGACCCGACCGAGCGCGAGGTCAACACCTTTCTGGGACTGTTGCGCCGAGCGACCGATCGACCCGAGCGCCGAACGGAGTAA
- the gatE gene encoding Glu-tRNA(Gln) amidotransferase subunit GatE, with the protein MTETEYDYDELGLVAGLEIHQQLDTAAKLFCACPTELREPEASVREFTRYLHPTRSELGELDEAAVEESKVDREFTYLAYDSTCLVEEDDEPPHRIDEEAVETVLEVAQLMDMEPVDQAHVMRKIVVDGSNTSGFQRSSLVATGGAIETSEGAVGIEDMMLEEESAQRVEETDDGVVYSLDRLGIPLVEIGTAPDIGSPEQAREAAERIGMLLRSTGKVKRGLGTIRQDVNVSIADGARVEIKGVQSLDDIDDIVRTEVGRQAELVQIAAELEARDAAVGEPADVTDVFAETDSGVIAGALNSGGSVTAVPLSGFDGLVGREIAPDRRLGTELSDHAKRHGAGGIFHTDELPAYGVTEEEVAALRESVDAGEEDAVAIVAAETEVAESAIEAVAARAETALEGVPEETRGANEDGSTRYLRPLPGAARMYPETDVPPVSLDPSEVPEPELLTEKVERYQAEYDIDAGLAEQVAYGRRMPVFEAVVADGVDPTLAATTLESTVTELRRDGVPVANLARHHFEQVFGMAEGGDLAREGVPDLLSALAREPDRSAEEAAEAAGLGSAGEDEVREAVVEVVERNEDQVEQEGMQAFSGLMGECMGALRGKADGDLVSRLLREEIQKRA; encoded by the coding sequence ATGACCGAGACCGAGTACGACTACGACGAACTCGGGCTCGTCGCCGGGCTGGAGATCCACCAGCAACTCGACACGGCGGCGAAGCTGTTCTGTGCCTGTCCGACCGAACTGCGCGAGCCGGAGGCGTCGGTTCGCGAGTTCACCCGCTACCTCCACCCCACCCGGAGCGAGCTGGGCGAACTCGACGAGGCCGCCGTCGAGGAGAGCAAAGTCGACCGCGAGTTCACCTACCTCGCCTACGACTCGACCTGCCTCGTCGAGGAGGACGACGAACCCCCCCACCGTATCGACGAGGAGGCGGTCGAGACGGTGCTCGAGGTCGCCCAGCTGATGGACATGGAGCCGGTCGACCAGGCCCACGTCATGCGAAAGATCGTCGTCGACGGCTCGAACACCTCGGGCTTCCAGCGCTCCTCGCTCGTGGCGACCGGCGGTGCGATCGAGACGAGCGAGGGAGCCGTCGGCATCGAGGACATGATGCTCGAGGAGGAGAGCGCCCAGCGGGTCGAGGAAACGGACGACGGCGTGGTCTACAGCCTCGACAGGCTGGGGATTCCACTGGTCGAGATCGGCACGGCCCCGGACATCGGCTCGCCCGAGCAGGCCCGCGAGGCCGCCGAGCGGATCGGGATGCTGCTTCGCTCGACGGGGAAGGTAAAGCGCGGCCTGGGAACCATCCGCCAGGACGTCAACGTCTCCATCGCCGACGGCGCCCGCGTCGAGATCAAGGGCGTCCAGAGCCTGGACGACATCGACGACATCGTCCGGACCGAGGTGGGTCGACAGGCCGAACTCGTCCAGATTGCGGCGGAACTCGAGGCCCGCGACGCCGCCGTCGGCGAACCCGCCGACGTCACCGACGTCTTCGCGGAGACCGACAGCGGCGTGATCGCCGGGGCGTTGAACTCCGGCGGTTCGGTGACGGCCGTCCCCCTCTCCGGCTTCGACGGCCTCGTCGGCCGCGAAATCGCCCCCGACCGCCGGCTGGGCACCGAGCTCTCCGATCACGCCAAGCGCCACGGTGCGGGCGGCATCTTCCACACGGACGAACTGCCGGCCTACGGCGTCACCGAGGAGGAGGTCGCGGCGCTACGGGAATCGGTGGACGCTGGCGAGGAGGACGCCGTCGCCATCGTCGCGGCCGAGACCGAAGTCGCGGAATCCGCCATCGAGGCCGTTGCCGCCCGCGCCGAGACGGCACTCGAGGGCGTTCCCGAGGAGACTCGCGGCGCGAACGAGGACGGCAGCACCCGGTACCTGCGCCCGCTGCCGGGCGCCGCGCGGATGTACCCCGAGACGGACGTGCCGCCGGTTTCCCTCGATCCGAGCGAGGTTCCCGAACCCGAACTGCTCACCGAGAAGGTCGAGCGCTACCAGGCGGAGTACGACATCGACGCCGGCTTGGCGGAGCAGGTCGCCTACGGCAGGCGGATGCCGGTCTTCGAAGCCGTCGTGGCCGACGGCGTCGACCCGACGCTCGCGGCGACGACCCTCGAGTCGACGGTCACGGAGCTGCGCCGGGACGGCGTGCCCGTCGCGAACCTCGCTCGTCACCACTTCGAACAGGTGTTCGGCATGGCCGAAGGCGGCGATCTCGCCCGGGAGGGCGTCCCGGACCTGCTCTCGGCGCTGGCCCGCGAGCCGGACCGCTCGGCCGAGGAAGCCGCCGAGGCCGCCGGACTCGGATCGGCCGGCGAGGACGAGGTCCGCGAGGCGGTCGTCGAGGTCGTCGAGCGAAACGAAGACCAGGTCGAGCAGGAAGGGATGCAGGCGTTCTCGGGGCTGATGGGCGAGTGCATGGGTGCCCTGCGCGGGAAGGCCGACGGCGACCTCGTCAGTCGGCTGCTCCGCGAAGAGATACAGAAGCGGGCCTGA
- a CDS encoding heme ABC transporter ATP-binding protein yields MSDPVRSDEATIDVDRVSHSFGDVSVLEDVSMTADAGEFVGLIGPNGAGKTTLLRTISAALEPASGTVAVDGADVHGLSAAGSSRLVAVVPQDTALSFSFPVRDVVEMGRHPHRSRFAPPTNRDRAQVDRALERTRTSTFADRGIDEISGGERQRVLLARAIAQETPVLLLDEPTASLDVNHQIETLELVDDLVDDGRTAVAAIHDLNLAARYCDRLVLLAGGRVAADGAPEDVLTPGALETAFDAAAAVTDDPVTGTVSVTALPRPEGRALPDRVHVLGSGSTAAAVLSRLSAGGVDASAGPVPDGGSVATAALRCDRECLTVEPFAPLSAGARDAAADRIREADVVVLADLELAAGNQLLLETVADVDALVAVERHPLEDRNFAGEAARRRYETLRSRALEAEPADVLEAVAAAAGSSVDSRRESRSPPPDEPAADD; encoded by the coding sequence GTGAGCGACCCCGTCCGCTCCGACGAAGCCACGATCGACGTCGACCGCGTCTCCCACTCGTTCGGCGACGTCTCGGTCCTCGAGGACGTCTCGATGACCGCCGACGCAGGCGAGTTCGTCGGCCTCATCGGCCCCAACGGCGCCGGGAAGACGACCCTGCTGCGGACGATCAGCGCGGCCCTCGAGCCCGCCTCGGGGACCGTCGCGGTCGACGGCGCCGACGTCCACGGCCTGTCCGCCGCGGGCTCGAGCCGCCTGGTCGCCGTCGTGCCACAGGACACCGCGCTCTCGTTTTCCTTCCCCGTCCGCGACGTCGTGGAGATGGGGCGTCACCCTCACCGCTCGCGGTTCGCACCGCCCACCAACCGCGACCGGGCGCAGGTCGACCGGGCGCTCGAGCGCACCAGAACGTCGACCTTCGCGGACCGGGGAATCGACGAGATCAGCGGCGGCGAGCGACAGCGGGTGTTGCTGGCGCGCGCGATCGCCCAGGAGACACCCGTCCTCCTGCTCGACGAGCCGACGGCCAGCCTCGACGTCAACCACCAGATCGAGACCCTCGAACTCGTCGACGACCTCGTCGACGACGGCCGGACCGCCGTCGCCGCGATCCACGACCTGAACCTCGCGGCGCGCTACTGCGACCGGCTGGTGTTGCTCGCCGGCGGCCGCGTCGCCGCCGACGGAGCGCCCGAGGACGTGCTCACCCCCGGGGCGCTCGAGACGGCGTTCGACGCGGCCGCAGCGGTGACCGACGATCCCGTGACGGGGACGGTGTCGGTCACCGCGCTCCCCCGTCCGGAGGGACGAGCGCTTCCCGACCGGGTTCACGTCCTGGGGTCGGGGTCGACGGCCGCCGCGGTCCTCTCGCGGCTCTCGGCCGGCGGCGTCGACGCCTCCGCCGGCCCCGTCCCGGACGGCGGAAGCGTCGCCACGGCCGCCCTGCGGTGCGATCGCGAGTGTCTCACGGTCGAGCCGTTCGCCCCGCTCTCGGCTGGCGCTCGAGACGCCGCCGCGGACCGAATCCGCGAAGCCGATGTCGTCGTCCTGGCGGACCTCGAACTCGCCGCCGGCAACCAGTTGCTGCTGGAGACGGTCGCCGACGTCGACGCGCTCGTGGCCGTCGAACGCCATCCGCTCGAGGACCGGAACTTCGCCGGCGAGGCGGCGCGCCGTCGCTACGAGACGTTGCGATCGCGCGCGCTCGAGGCCGAGCCGGCGGACGTGCTCGAAGCGGTCGCCGCGGCCGCCGGCTCGTCGGTCGACTCGAGGCGCGAGTCGCGCTCACCGCCTCCCGACGAGCCGGCGGCCGACGACTGA
- the btuC gene encoding vitamin B12 ABC transporter permease BtuC, protein MERPGRVLAWTGGLVALLVAVAIGSAALGPVRIDPLTVSKATLNVVVVPSGIALESATLPGVGWTVPAPGLEYAPVFGFEVPGTHQIIVADVRLPRIALAATVGFALAAAGTVMQGFFRNPLADPSIIGVSSGAAAGAVVAIAFPALVPVGGLHLAAFVGALATAFLVYAIATEGGRTPVATLLLAGIAVQAFLGAFISYVLVHSGESLRQAVIWLMGHLHNSTWSDVGFALPVALAGVLVLGAFTREMNVLLLGEEDAHHLGVEVERTKLLLLSLASVITAAGVAVAGVIGFVGLVVPHIMRLIVGPDHRILLPTSALAGASFLVVTDTVARAGPAEVPVGIVTAAVGAPFFLFLLTRREVYAL, encoded by the coding sequence ATGGAACGACCGGGCCGAGTACTCGCCTGGACGGGGGGGCTCGTCGCACTCCTCGTCGCCGTCGCAATCGGGAGCGCCGCTCTCGGCCCGGTCAGGATCGATCCGCTCACGGTGTCGAAGGCGACGTTGAACGTCGTCGTCGTCCCCTCGGGGATCGCCCTCGAGTCCGCGACGCTCCCCGGCGTCGGCTGGACGGTGCCGGCGCCGGGGCTCGAGTACGCGCCCGTCTTCGGCTTCGAGGTACCCGGAACCCACCAGATCATCGTCGCCGACGTCCGCCTCCCACGGATCGCGCTCGCGGCGACGGTCGGCTTCGCGCTCGCGGCGGCGGGAACCGTGATGCAGGGGTTCTTCCGAAACCCGCTCGCCGATCCGTCGATCATCGGCGTCTCCTCCGGGGCGGCCGCGGGCGCGGTCGTCGCCATCGCCTTTCCCGCCCTCGTCCCGGTCGGCGGTCTCCACCTGGCGGCGTTCGTCGGTGCGCTCGCCACCGCCTTTCTCGTCTACGCCATCGCGACCGAGGGCGGGCGCACCCCCGTCGCCACGCTGTTGCTCGCCGGGATCGCAGTCCAGGCGTTCCTGGGGGCGTTCATCTCCTACGTGCTCGTCCACAGCGGCGAGAGCCTGCGCCAGGCCGTGATCTGGCTGATGGGCCACCTCCACAACAGCACGTGGAGCGACGTCGGCTTCGCGCTCCCGGTCGCGCTCGCCGGCGTGCTCGTCCTCGGCGCGTTCACCCGCGAGATGAACGTCCTCCTGCTCGGCGAGGAGGACGCCCACCACCTCGGTGTGGAGGTCGAGCGGACGAAACTGCTCCTGCTCTCGCTCGCGAGCGTCATCACCGCGGCGGGGGTCGCCGTCGCCGGCGTCATCGGCTTCGTCGGCCTCGTCGTCCCCCACATCATGCGCCTGATCGTCGGCCCCGACCACCGCATCCTGCTGCCGACGAGCGCGCTCGCCGGGGCGTCGTTTCTCGTCGTAACGGATACGGTGGCTCGAGCGGGCCCCGCCGAAGTGCCCGTCGGCATCGTGACCGCCGCCGTCGGCGCCCCGTTCTTCCTCTTCTTGCTCACCCGCCGGGAGGTGTACGCGCTGTGA
- a CDS encoding PGF-CTERM-anchored ABC transporter substrate-binding protein — MRTLLIVLVATLTALAMVAPAAAAPAGQAAVQDDATCEYPLELPDASGEEITLEDEPEAVVALYPGDARLAYDIGAEEAVVGMPIGEYTDALDAGDRTDISQDDGTTPDIETIVDLEPDVVLAADIVLTQEGLLEQLRDAGLTVYVFDTATTLDDVKENAHVAGQLTGECESAADTVDRMDERLAAIDDALEDEDRPLAFYEMGEGYTAGAGSFQHDVLTTAGVENLGERAGIEGWGQASEEVVLEEDPEWIIYPDHGAEPDLAESAQSTTAYEEDNLLGIDGNTMSQGGPSVIEVVETIVEAVHPEAHAELEAADDGSDDTSADDVDEGADDTATDADAGDDPADDAADDDSIPGFGVPVAVAAVVALLGFVVRRR; from the coding sequence ATGCGAACTTTACTGATCGTACTTGTTGCGACGCTCACCGCACTCGCGATGGTCGCACCCGCGGCCGCCGCCCCCGCCGGTCAGGCGGCCGTCCAGGACGACGCGACGTGTGAGTACCCGCTCGAGCTACCCGACGCCTCGGGCGAGGAGATCACCCTCGAAGACGAACCGGAAGCGGTCGTCGCGCTGTACCCCGGTGACGCGCGCCTCGCGTACGACATCGGCGCCGAGGAGGCCGTCGTCGGGATGCCGATCGGCGAGTACACCGACGCTCTCGACGCGGGCGACCGAACCGACATCAGCCAGGACGACGGGACGACCCCCGACATCGAGACGATCGTCGACCTCGAGCCCGACGTCGTGCTGGCCGCGGACATCGTCCTTACCCAGGAGGGGCTGCTCGAGCAGCTCCGCGACGCCGGACTCACCGTCTACGTCTTCGACACCGCGACGACGCTCGACGACGTGAAAGAGAACGCCCACGTCGCGGGGCAGCTCACCGGCGAGTGCGAGAGCGCGGCCGACACGGTCGACCGGATGGACGAGCGCCTGGCGGCGATCGACGACGCCCTCGAGGACGAGGATCGCCCGCTCGCCTTCTACGAGATGGGCGAGGGGTACACGGCCGGTGCCGGCAGCTTCCAGCACGACGTGCTGACGACCGCTGGCGTCGAGAACCTCGGCGAGCGGGCCGGCATCGAGGGCTGGGGCCAGGCGAGCGAGGAGGTCGTCCTCGAGGAGGATCCCGAGTGGATCATCTACCCCGACCACGGGGCGGAGCCCGACTTGGCCGAGAGCGCGCAGTCGACGACCGCCTACGAGGAGGACAACCTCCTCGGCATCGACGGTAACACGATGAGTCAGGGCGGACCGAGCGTGATCGAGGTCGTCGAAACGATCGTCGAGGCGGTCCACCCCGAGGCGCACGCGGAGCTCGAAGCGGCCGACGACGGCTCTGACGATACGAGCGCCGATGATGTCGACGAGGGGGCAGACGATACTGCGACCGACGCCGACGCTGGCGACGACCCCGCGGACGATGCGGCTGACGACGACTCGATCCCCGGCTTCGGCGTTCCCGTCGCCGTCGCCGCCGTGGTCGCCCTGCTCGGGTTCGTCGTCCGCCGACGGTAG
- the srp19 gene encoding signal recognition particle subunit SRP19 → MVENVIWPAYLDAALSRADGRRVPEELAVEEPTVDEIAKAVQQIGYDAVVERDKAYSRESWLQRGRVVVRGAEDSTKNDLVQAVAAYVVAMRE, encoded by the coding sequence ATGGTCGAGAACGTCATCTGGCCCGCCTATCTCGATGCGGCGCTCTCGCGAGCCGACGGGCGGCGGGTTCCCGAGGAGCTGGCAGTCGAAGAGCCGACGGTGGACGAGATCGCGAAGGCCGTCCAGCAGATCGGCTACGACGCCGTGGTCGAACGCGACAAGGCTTACTCTCGAGAGTCCTGGCTCCAGCGCGGGCGGGTCGTCGTCCGCGGCGCCGAGGACTCGACGAAGAACGACCTCGTCCAGGCGGTGGCGGCCTACGTCGTCGCGATGCGCGAATGA
- a CDS encoding H/ACA ribonucleoprotein complex subunit GAR1, translated as MRRVGHVTRTAQGLAILRAPDDDVVDIGTMVLNDSLETVGRVVDVFGPVERPYLAVTPEDSVHTPALVGSTLYAR; from the coding sequence ATGCGCCGCGTCGGTCATGTCACGCGGACGGCCCAAGGGCTCGCGATCCTTCGGGCGCCGGACGACGACGTGGTCGACATCGGGACGATGGTGCTGAACGATTCGCTCGAGACCGTCGGCCGCGTCGTCGACGTCTTCGGCCCGGTCGAGCGGCCGTACCTCGCGGTGACGCCCGAGGATAGCGTTCACACGCCCGCGCTCGTGGGGTCGACGCTGTACGCACGATAA